Proteins from one Phocoena sinus isolate mPhoSin1 chromosome 8, mPhoSin1.pri, whole genome shotgun sequence genomic window:
- the SNX32 gene encoding sorting nexin-32 isoform X2 has translation MEEHLEAGKESKPSSMSPDLQGDRSLQVEISDAVSERDKVKFTVQTKSCVPHLAQTEFSVVRHHEEFIWLHNAYVENEEYAGLIIPPAPPRPDFEASREKLQKLGEGDSSITREEFAKMKEELEAEYLAIFKKTVAMHEVFLQRLAAHPTLRRDHNFFVFLEYGQDLSVRGKNRKELLGGFLRNIVKSADEALITGMSGLKEVDDFFEHERTFLLEYHTRIRDACLRADRVMHSHKCLADDYIPISAALSSLGTQEVNQLKTSFLKLAELFERLRKLEGRVASDEDLKLSDMLRYYVRDSQAAKVRGGPRADLGAGATREGGQVGKGRGPGILCPCRPQDLLYRRLRALADYENANKALDKARTRNREVRTAESHQQLCCQRFERLSDSAKQGKPHGPGAPATALLTLPGSPFLSSPELMDFRSRRVSSFRKNLIELAELELKHAKASTLLLRNTLVTLKGEP, from the exons ATGGAGGAGCAtctagaggctgggaaggagaGCAAG ccCTCCTCCATGTCCCCGGACCTGCAGGGAGACAGGTCCTTACAGGTGGAGATCTCTGATGCCGTCAGCGAGCGGGACAAGGTGAAATTCACTGTTCAAACCAAG AGCTGCGTCCCTCACTTGGCCCAGACCGAGTTCTCAGTCGTGCGACATCATGAAGAGTTCATCTGGCTACACAATGCCTACGTGGAAAACGAGGAGTACGCCGGTCTCATT atccccccagcccctccaagGCCAGACTTTGAGGCTTCAAGGGAAAAACTGCAGAAGTTGGGTGAGGGAGACAGCTCTATCACGCGGGAAGAGTTTGCCAAAATGAAGGAGGAACTGGAAGC GGAGTATCTGGCCATCTTTAAGAAGACAGTTGCAATGCATGAAGTCTTTCTGCAGCGCCTGGCGGCCCACCCCACCCTGCGTCGAGACCAcaacttctttgtctttttggaaTATGGCCAGGAT CTGAGTGTCCGAGGAAAGAACAGGAAGGAGCTCCTTGGGGGGTTTCTGAGGAATATTGTGAAGTCTGCAGATGAAGCCCTCATCACTGGCATGTCAGGGCTCAAG GAGGTGGATGACTTCTTCGAGCATGAGAGGACCTTCCTGCTGGAGTACCACACCCGCATCCGGGACGCCTGCCTCCGGGCAGACCGAGTCATGCACTCTCACAAGT GCCTGGCAGATGATTATATCCCTATCTCAGCTGCACTGAGCAGTCTGGGAACACAAGAAGTCAACCAGCTAAAGAC GAGCTTCCTCAAATTGGCAGAGCTCTTTGAACGACTAAGG AAACTGGAGGGCCGAGTGGCTTCTGACGAGGACCTGAAGCTGTCGGACATGCTGAGGTACTACGTGCGCGACTCACAGGCAGCCAAGGTGAGAGGTGGCCCCAGAGCAGACCTCGGGGCTGGAGCCACCAGGGAGGGCGGGCAGGTAGGCAAGGGCCGTGGGCCAGGGATCCTGTGCCCCTGCCGGCCCCAGGACCTGCTGTACCGGCGGCTGCGGGCGCTGGCAGACTATGAGAACGCCAACAAGGCACTGGACAAGGCGCGCACCAGGAACCGGGAGGTGCGGACCGCCGAGAGCCACCAGCAGCTGTGCTGCCAGCGCTTTGAACGCCTCTCCGACTCAGCCAAGCAGGGTAAGCCCCACGGCCCTGGAGCCCCTGCCACTGCACTGCTGACTCTGCCGGGGTCCCCATTCCTCTCTTCTCCAGAGCTCATGGACTTCAGATCCCGCCGCGTCTCCTCCTTCCGCAAGAACCTCATCGAGCTGGCGGAGCTGGAGCTCAAACACGCTAAG GCCAGCACCCTGCTTCTCCGGAACACCCTTGTCACCCTCAAGGGGGAACCTTAG